In the Quercus lobata isolate SW786 chromosome 5, ValleyOak3.0 Primary Assembly, whole genome shotgun sequence genome, one interval contains:
- the LOC115991722 gene encoding pyridoxal 5'-phosphate synthase-like subunit PDX1.2, whose protein sequence is MAEDGAVTLYNSIAITDAKTSPFSLKAGLTQILRGGAIVDVTNAEHAKIAEQAGACCLIVSDPSQQGITRMPDPSLIKEIKRVVSIPIMVRARVGHFVEAQILEAVGVDYIDESEAIALADEDNFINKHNFRCPFVCGSENLGEALSRVREGAAMIRIQGDLSGSGNVAKTVKNVRAVMGQIRILNNMDEDEVFAFSKTIRAPYDLVAQTKQMGRLPVVQFAAGGIVTPADAALMMQLGCDGVILDSEIFNCSDPYKRVRGIIQAVRHYNDPHVLVETSSGLEDSNANLNLSEDRIEHFAHESA, encoded by the coding sequence ATGGCTGAAGACGGTGCCGTCACGCTCTACAATAGCATCGCCATCACAGACGCCAAGACAAGCCCATTTTCCCTCAAGGCTGGGCTGACCCAAATACTACGCGGCGGAGCCATTGTCGATGTCACAAACGCCGAACATGCCAAGATCGCCGAACAGGCTGGTGCATGTTGTCTCATTGTCTCGGACCCATCTCAACAAGGCATTACTCGCATGCCAGACCCGTCTCTCATCAAGGAAATCAAGCGCGTCGTTTCGATCCCCATAATGGTCAGAGCCCGTGTCGGCCATTTCGTCGAGGCCCAGATTCTCGAAGCCGTTGGGGTCGATTACATCGACGAGAGCGAAGCTATTGCTCTTGCAGACGAGGACAATTTCATCAACAAGCACAACTTCCGTTGCCCATTTGTTTGTGGGAGTGAGAACCTCGGTGAAGCGTTGAGCAGAGTGAGAGAAGGTGCGGCTATGATAAGGATTCAAGGGGATTTATCTGGGTCTGGAAATGTAGCGAAAACCGTCAAGAATGTGAGGGCTGTAATGGGTCAGATAAGGATCTTGAATAACATGGATGAAGACGAAGTTTTCGCCTTTTCGAAGACCATAAGGGCACCCTATGATCTCGTGGCTCAAACCAAGCAAATGGGCAGGCTGCCAGTGGTTCAATTTGCCGCCGGAGGGATCGTGACTCCGGCCGACGCGGCGCTGATGATGCAATTAGGCTGCGATGGCGTGATCTTGGATTCTGAGATTTTCAATTGCTCGGATCCGTATAAGCGTGTTCGGGGCATAATTCAAGCTGTCAGGCATTACAATGATCCACATGTGTTGGTGGAGACTAGCTCTGGGTTGGAGGATAGCAATGCTAATCTGAATCTCAGTGAGGACAGGATCGAACACTTTGCACATGAAAGTGCTTAG
- the LOC115991723 gene encoding serine/threonine-protein kinase Aurora-3-like: MKSQTQTQIEAPNKKQWSLQDFEIGKPLGKGKFGRVYLAREAKSKYIVALKVIFKEQIEKYKIQHQLKREMEIQTSLRHPNILRLYGWFHDSERIFLILEYAHGGELYGELRKRGFLSENKAATYIMSLAQALAYCHEKHVIHRDIKPENLLLDHEGRLKIADFGWSVQSRSKRLTMCGTLDYLAPEMVENKAHDYAVDNWTLGILCYEFLYGVPPFEAESQSDTFRRIMKVDLSFPSTHCVSTEAKDLILRLLVKDSSKRLSLQKITEHPWIIKNADPTGICNK; the protein is encoded by the exons atgaaatcccaaacccaaacccaaatcgaAGCGCCGAATAAGAAGCAATGGTCCTTGCAAGACTTCGAGATCGGCAAACCACTCGGCAAAGGAAAGTTCGGTCGAGTCTATCTCGCCAGAGAAGCCAAA AGCAAATACATAGTGGCGTTGAAGGTGATATTCAAGGAGCaaatagagaagtacaaaatTCAACACCAGTTGAAAAGGGAGATGGAGATTCAAACCAGTCTTCGCCACCCAAATATACTTCGACTCTATGGTTGGTTCCACGATTCCGAACGCATTTTCTTGATTCTCGAATATGCTCATGGCGGCGAGCTCTATGGAGAGCTCAGAAAACGCGGCTTTCTCTCCGAGAACAAAGCTGCCACG TACATTATGAGTCTCGCACAAGCATTGGCGTATTGTCATGAGAAGCATGTGATTCATAGGGACATCAAGCCAGAAAATCTGTTGCTTGATCATGAG GGTCGACTGAAAATTGCGGACTTTGGATGGTCTGTACAGTCAAGAAGCAAGAGACTCACAATGTGTGGAACTTTGGATTATTTAGCGCCAGAAATGGTGGAGAACAAGGCTCACGACTACGCAGTTGATAATTGGACTTTGGGTATCCTTTGCTATGAGTTCCTTTATGGTGTCCCTCCATTTGAGGCTGAGAGTCAAAGTGATACATTTAGGAG GATAATGAAGGTTGACCTGAGCTTCCCTTCCACCCATTGTGTTTCTACAGAAGCCAAAGATCTCATTCTTCGG CTTCTGGTCAAGGACTCCTCAAAAAGGCTCTCTCTTCAGAAGATAACAGAGCATCCTTGGATAATCAAGAATGCAGATCCTACAGGTATCTGTAATAAGTAG
- the LOC115990177 gene encoding uncharacterized protein LOC115990177, with protein sequence MTVAIRMLAYGVSADFMDEYLRIGVTTAIKSFKNFVKTVVSIFSKEYLRSPNDNDIARLLAVGQHRGFPGMLGSIDCMHWKWKNCPSKWKCQYIGHTRDPMIILKIVSSYELWIWHAFFGLSGSHNDINVLEWSSVFSELAEGRAPPVNYSINGNDYSIGYYLADGIYPSWATFVKTIPAPQDRKRQHFASAQEAARKDVECAFGVLQAQFAIVRGPACFFHLETLKDIMMACIILYNMIIEDERHTYLGANDFDYDQIDNSGPEPVSYNPTYNLMQFI encoded by the coding sequence ATGACCGTCGCAATTAGAATGCTTGCTTATGGAGTGTCGGCTGATTTCATGGATGAATACTTGAGGATTGGAGTCACCACTGCAATAAAAAGctttaaaaattttgtcaaaacgGTAGTTTCAATCTTTTCTAAAGAGTACTTGAGGTCACCAAATGACAATGACATTGCAAGGTTGTTAGCGGTTGGCCAACACCGTGGATTTCCAGGAATGCTGGGGAGCATCGACTGCATGCATTGGAAATGGAAGAATTGTCCAAGTAAGTGGAAATGTCAATATATTGGTCATACCCGTGATCCAatgataattttgaaaattgtgtCATCATATGAACTTTGGATATGGCATGCATTTTTTGGGTTATCAGGGTCTCACAATGACATCAATGTCCTAGAGTGGTCTTCTGTATTTTCTGAGCTTGCTGAAGGGCGTGCTCCTCCGGTTAATTACTCGATAAATGGTAATGACTATTCGATAGGGTACTATCTTGCAGATGGTATATATCCATCATGGGCAACATTTGTCAAAACAATTCCAGCACCACAAGACCGTAAAAGACAACATTTTGCTTCCGCACAAGAGGCGGCAAGAAAGGATGTCGAATGTGCATTTGGAGTACTTCAAGCGCAATTTGCAATTGTGCGTGGGCCTGCATGTTTTTTCCACCTTGAAACGCTTAAGGACATTATGATGGCATGTATAATATTGTATAATATGATCATTGAAGATGAGCGACATACTTACCTTGGAGCAAATGACTTTGATTATGATCAAATCGATAATAGTGGACCCGAACCGGTGTCATATAATCCCACTTATAACCTTATGCAGTTCATTTAA